The Malus domestica chromosome 13, GDT2T_hap1 genome includes a window with the following:
- the LOC103452172 gene encoding sphingosine-1-phosphate lyase, with protein sequence MDSASVKTFLLDVRASANSLLSQYEPLVLVSAPLFALLVASTLQSAIHGLQEKGLKATLLGFFMSFIKLVPGVKSYIDAEKQKVVDKLQSGGKSGRESWRTELPSSGLGVGVIEKMKDEKSKDVAWQGKCSGAVYIGGSEVEGHFSVINEACSVFAHTNPLHMDVFKSVVRFESEVVAMTAALLGSKKKSSGGQICGNMTSGGTESILLAVKSSRDYMKTRKGIKKPEMIIPESAHSAYDKAAQYFNIKLWRVPVNKEFQADVKAIRRHINKNTVLIVGSAPGFPHGIVDPIEELGQLASSFDICLHVDLCLGGFVLPFANKLGYPIPPFDFSVKGVTSISADVHKYGLAPKGTSTVLYRNHDIRKHQFVAVTEWSGGLYVSPTIAGSRPGGLIAGAWAAMMSLGEEGYLENTKNIMEASKRLQKGIEEIPELFIIGKPDMTVVAWGSNVVDIFEVNDIMSSKGWHLNALQRPNSIHICVTLQHVPVIDDFLRDLRGSVKTVKENPGPISGGLAPIYGAAGRMPDRGMVQELLVNYMDGTC encoded by the exons ATGGATTCTGCTTCTGTGAAAACGTTCCTGCTCGATGTTAGAGCTTCTGCGAATTCGTTGTTGTCGCAGTACGAGCCTCTGGTTCTGGTTTCTGCTCCTCTCTTTGCTCTCCTGGTCGCTTCCACGCTTCAATCGGCTATCCATGGCCTGCAGGAGAAGGGACTCAAAGCCACACTCCTAGGGTTCTTCATGAGCTTCATCAA GTTGGTTCCTGGCGTCAAGAGTTACATCGACGCTGAGAAGCAAAAG GTTGTGGATAAGTTACAGTCTGGTGGTAAATCTGGAAGAGAAAGTTGGAGAACTGAATTGCCTAGCTCGGGGTTGGGAGTGGGAGTCATAGAGAAAATGAAAGATGAGAAAAGTAAAGATGTGGCTTGGCAAGGAAAATGCTCGGGTGCAGT TTACATTGGGGGAAGCGAGGTTGAAGGACATTTTTCTGTAATTAATGAGGCATGCTCAGT GTTTGCACATACCAATCCATTGCATATGGATGTCTTCAAAAGTGTGGTACGGTTTGAATCGGAAGTTGTTGCAATGACTGCTGCACTGCTTGGAAGTAAAAAGAAGTCTTCTGGAGGACAAATATGTGGAAACATGACATCCGGAGGAACTGAAAGTATATTATTAGCTGTGAAATCATCACGAGATTATATGAAAACCAGGAAGGGGATTAAGAAACCTGAAAT GATAATACCTGAATCTGCTCACTCTGCATATGACAAGGCTGCACAATATTTTAACATCAAGCTCTGGCGTGTCCCTGTAAATAAAGAATTTCAAGCAGATGTCAAAGCAATTAGAAGACACATTAATAAGAACACCGTTTTG ATTGTGGGATCTGCACCTGGTTTTCCTCATGGCATTGTTGATCCTATTGAg GAGCTTGGTCAATTGGCTTCTAGCTTTGACATCTGTCTGCATGTTGACCTTTGTCTTGGCGGCTTCGTATTACCTTTTGCTAATAAGCTCGG GTATCCAATTCCACCCTTTGATTTTTCAGTGAAAGGAGTGACTTCAATATCAGCAGATGTACATAAATATGGGCTGGCTCCTAAAGGAACTAGCACAGTTCTGTACAGAAACCATGACATCAGAAAG CATCAATTTGTTGCTG TTACCGAGTGGTCCGGAGGGCTATACGTGTCTCCAACCATAGCCGGAAGCAGGCCTGGTGGCTTGATTGCTGGGGCATGGGCAGCTATGATGTCTTTAGGGGAGGAAG GGTACTTGGAAAACACAAAAAACATCATGGAAGCATCAAAAAGACTTCAGAAAGG AATAGAGGAAATTCCGGAGCTGTTTATCATTGGAAAGCCAGACATGACAGTTGTAGCATGGGGATCTAATGTTGTTGACATATTTGAAGTCAATGATATCATGTCATCTAAAGGCTGGCATTTGAATGCATTGCAAAGACCCAACAG TATTCATATCTGCGTGACGCTTCAACATGTACCCGTCATTGATGACTTTCTCAGGGATCTAAGGGGATCCGTGAAAACT gtCAAAGAAAATCCAGGACCGATAAGCGGAGGGCTAGCTCCCATTTATGGTGCTGCAGGGAGGATGCCGGACAGAGGTATGGTTCAGGAGTTGCTGGTAAATTACATGGACGGTACATGCTAG
- the LOC103452173 gene encoding protein LAZY 1-like isoform X2, which translates to MKLLGWMHRKFRQNSNDPFKVFVVGQPSLDDQQYYPKPNCGTKPFKQAPRDQHVRKSFNGLEAARTEEEYYEEESSAEASEYFHGFLAIGTLGSSDQVTTEPSTPTLGISVENITEKETEATENELKLINDELERELVADPAKDDICNDSSGRNSYVSNGRSSHGSTITLSGKALEGGESNGINGTAVCPLQGYLFGSAYELSETTSVTKKEHRTSLGELFQRTKLAEEISGAKLSKEEKRAEKEADKSAMHLMKKMLKKKMIHASSRGSGGAADHASAETKLNKILHMFHRKVHPETSAAQQKPGKYERNQTKKKTSSEGTYSNGDQEDDIILYPQQGFSSNPSMRRYKSQSNPPQIALSGMDSNDNREHWIKTDADYLVLEL; encoded by the exons ATGAAG TTACTAGGTTGGATGCATCGTAAGTTTCGGCAGAATAGCAACGATCCATTTAAAGTTTTCGTCGTTG GGCAGCCATCGCTCGACGATCAACAATACTATCCGAAGCCAAACTGCGGCACGAAACCCTTTAAACAAGCCCCGAGAGATCAGCACGTTCGAAAATCTTTCAACGGTCTAGAAGCAGCTAGGACAGAAGAAGAATACTACGAAGAAGAATCATCTGCTGAAGCATCTGAATACTTCCATGGATTTCTTGCAATCGGTACTCTTGGCAGCTCGGACCAAGTGACCACTGAACCATCAACTCCAACGCTTGGAATCTCTGTGGAGAACATAACCGAAAAAGAAACCGAGGCCACGGAGAACGAGCTGAAGCTCATCAATGATGAATTGGAGAGAGAGTTGGTGGCTGATCCGGCGAAGGATGATATTTGCAATGATTCATCTGGAAGAAACAGCTATGTCAGCAATGGAAGAAGTAGCCATGGAAGCACCATTACGCTTAGTGGGAAGGCGCTGGAAGGCGGAGAGAGCAACGGGATCAATGGAACTGCAGTGTGCCCGCTCCAGGGATATCTTTTCGGGTCGGCATATGAATTGTCTGAAACAACAAGCGTGACAAAGAAGGAACACAGGACATCCCTTGGTGAGCTATTTCAGAGGACTAAATTGGCAGAGGAGATTTCTGGAGCAAAATTAAGCAAGGAGGAGAAGCGAGCAGAGAAGGAAGCGGATAAGTCCGCCATGCACTTGATGAAAAAGATGCTCAAGAAAAAAATGATTCACGCTTCTTCTCGTGGCTCCGGCGGAGCTGCTGATCACGCTTCAGCAGAAACAAAACTCAATAAG ATCCTTCACATGTTTCATAGAAAAGTTCACCCTGAAACCTCGGCGGCTCAGCAAAAACCTGGTAAGTACGAAAGGAACCAAACCAAGAAGAAAACCAGCAGTGAGGGGACTTACAGCAATGGAGATCAGGAGGATGATATCATCTTATATCCTCAGCAAGGATTTTCTTCAAATCCGAGCATGCGGCGCTACAAGAGCCAATCAAACCCGCCCCAAATCGCGCTTAGCGGCATGGATTCAAATGATAACAGGGAGCACTGGATCAAAACGGATGCTGACT ACCTAGTCTTGGAGCTGTGA
- the LOC103452173 gene encoding protein LAZY 1-like isoform X1, with translation MKLLGWMHRKFRQNSNDPFKVFVVEHSCGCLSGQPSLDDQQYYPKPNCGTKPFKQAPRDQHVRKSFNGLEAARTEEEYYEEESSAEASEYFHGFLAIGTLGSSDQVTTEPSTPTLGISVENITEKETEATENELKLINDELERELVADPAKDDICNDSSGRNSYVSNGRSSHGSTITLSGKALEGGESNGINGTAVCPLQGYLFGSAYELSETTSVTKKEHRTSLGELFQRTKLAEEISGAKLSKEEKRAEKEADKSAMHLMKKMLKKKMIHASSRGSGGAADHASAETKLNKILHMFHRKVHPETSAAQQKPGKYERNQTKKKTSSEGTYSNGDQEDDIILYPQQGFSSNPSMRRYKSQSNPPQIALSGMDSNDNREHWIKTDADYLVLEL, from the exons ATGAAG TTACTAGGTTGGATGCATCGTAAGTTTCGGCAGAATAGCAACGATCCATTTAAAGTTTTCGTCGTTG AACATTCTTGTGGTTGTCTTTCAGGGCAGCCATCGCTCGACGATCAACAATACTATCCGAAGCCAAACTGCGGCACGAAACCCTTTAAACAAGCCCCGAGAGATCAGCACGTTCGAAAATCTTTCAACGGTCTAGAAGCAGCTAGGACAGAAGAAGAATACTACGAAGAAGAATCATCTGCTGAAGCATCTGAATACTTCCATGGATTTCTTGCAATCGGTACTCTTGGCAGCTCGGACCAAGTGACCACTGAACCATCAACTCCAACGCTTGGAATCTCTGTGGAGAACATAACCGAAAAAGAAACCGAGGCCACGGAGAACGAGCTGAAGCTCATCAATGATGAATTGGAGAGAGAGTTGGTGGCTGATCCGGCGAAGGATGATATTTGCAATGATTCATCTGGAAGAAACAGCTATGTCAGCAATGGAAGAAGTAGCCATGGAAGCACCATTACGCTTAGTGGGAAGGCGCTGGAAGGCGGAGAGAGCAACGGGATCAATGGAACTGCAGTGTGCCCGCTCCAGGGATATCTTTTCGGGTCGGCATATGAATTGTCTGAAACAACAAGCGTGACAAAGAAGGAACACAGGACATCCCTTGGTGAGCTATTTCAGAGGACTAAATTGGCAGAGGAGATTTCTGGAGCAAAATTAAGCAAGGAGGAGAAGCGAGCAGAGAAGGAAGCGGATAAGTCCGCCATGCACTTGATGAAAAAGATGCTCAAGAAAAAAATGATTCACGCTTCTTCTCGTGGCTCCGGCGGAGCTGCTGATCACGCTTCAGCAGAAACAAAACTCAATAAG ATCCTTCACATGTTTCATAGAAAAGTTCACCCTGAAACCTCGGCGGCTCAGCAAAAACCTGGTAAGTACGAAAGGAACCAAACCAAGAAGAAAACCAGCAGTGAGGGGACTTACAGCAATGGAGATCAGGAGGATGATATCATCTTATATCCTCAGCAAGGATTTTCTTCAAATCCGAGCATGCGGCGCTACAAGAGCCAATCAAACCCGCCCCAAATCGCGCTTAGCGGCATGGATTCAAATGATAACAGGGAGCACTGGATCAAAACGGATGCTGACT ACCTAGTCTTGGAGCTGTGA
- the LOC103452169 gene encoding probable WRKY transcription factor 75 has protein sequence MENYPTFFSSSTAPAPSPLSLNMGNPAHHVYNSNDPRQFQNRKSSNGFLGLMSEMEASNNMIKNNFSSQGKSFGGSESGEATVRLGMKKGDQKKIRKPRYAFQTRSQVDILDDGYRWRKYGQKAVKNNKFPRSYYRCTHHGCNVKKQVQRLTKDEGVVVTTYEGMHSHPIEKSTDNFEHILSQMKIYTPF, from the exons ATGGAAAATTACCCAACATTCTTTTCTTCATCCACGGCGCCTGCTCCTTCTCCCCTGTCGTTGAACATGGGGAACCCAGCTCATCACGTTTACAATAGTAATGATCCTCGCCAATTCCAAAATAGGAAATCATCGAATGGGTTCTTAGGGCTGATGTCAGAGATGGAGGCTTCAAACAATATGATTAAGAACAATTTTAGTTCTCAGGGAAAAAGCTTTGGAGGATCTGAAAGTGGTGAAGCAACTGTGAGATTAGGGATGAAAAAAGGAGAtcagaaaaaaataagaaaacccAGATATGCTTTTCAAACAAGAAGTCAAGTTGATATACTTGATGATGGATATAGATGGAGGAAGTATGGTCAAAAAGCAGTGAAGAACAACAAATTTCCAAG AAGCTACTACAGGTGCACACATCACGGTTGCAATGTGAAAAAGCAAGTTCAAAGGTTAACAAAAGATGAAGGAGTCGTTGTGACAACTTATGAAGGCATGCATTCTCATCCCATCGAGAAGTCTACTGATAACTTTGAGCATATTTTGAGCCAGATGAAAATCTACACtccattttaa